A stretch of Bacteroidales bacterium DNA encodes these proteins:
- a CDS encoding RluA family pseudouridine synthase: MQEEILDQSELYEHHRITVDKKQGLLRIDKFLFNRLEKVSRNKIQIAVRAGNVLVNNTTVKPNYRVKPEDVISIVLPYPNEEFEVLPENIPINILYEDDHIIVVNKEPGMVVHPGHGNYTGTLVNALAWHLKDLPLFQTGEIRPGLVHRIDKDTSGILVIAKTEIALSKLARQFFDHTTKRTYHAIVWGIPDPTEGTITGNIGRNIRDRLKMQVFPEGDNGKQAITHYKVLEELGHVSVVECRLETGRTHQIRVHMEYIKHPVFNDERYGGDKILRGTVFSKYRQFVENCFEIMPRHALHAKTLGFKHPETGKEMIFNTDLPDDMNQVIQRWQNYLANREV; the protein is encoded by the coding sequence ATGCAGGAGGAAATTCTCGATCAATCCGAATTGTATGAGCACCACCGGATCACGGTGGATAAAAAACAGGGACTGCTCCGGATTGATAAATTCCTTTTCAATCGTCTCGAAAAAGTTTCGCGCAACAAAATTCAGATTGCCGTAAGGGCCGGAAATGTCCTTGTCAATAATACAACCGTAAAACCTAATTACAGGGTAAAGCCTGAAGATGTGATCAGCATTGTGCTACCCTACCCCAACGAAGAATTTGAGGTTTTACCGGAGAATATTCCGATTAATATTTTGTATGAGGATGACCATATCATTGTTGTAAATAAGGAGCCCGGAATGGTTGTGCACCCCGGCCATGGCAACTATACAGGAACACTTGTCAATGCATTGGCCTGGCACCTGAAGGATCTGCCGCTTTTTCAAACCGGAGAAATCAGGCCCGGCTTAGTTCATCGTATTGATAAAGATACTTCAGGAATCCTTGTCATTGCCAAAACAGAGATTGCATTGAGTAAACTGGCCCGCCAGTTTTTTGATCATACTACAAAAAGAACTTACCATGCGATTGTTTGGGGAATTCCCGATCCTACCGAAGGAACGATTACAGGGAATATCGGAAGAAATATAAGAGATCGCCTCAAGATGCAGGTGTTTCCTGAAGGTGATAACGGAAAGCAGGCCATTACCCACTATAAAGTTCTTGAAGAACTGGGTCATGTAAGTGTTGTTGAGTGCAGGCTTGAAACAGGGCGGACACACCAGATCAGGGTGCATATGGAATACATAAAGCATCCCGTATTCAATGATGAACGGTACGGAGGAGATAAAATTCTTCGGGGAACGGTATTTTCAAAATATCGTCAGTTCGTGGAAAATTGTTTTGAGATCATGCCACGACATGCCCTTCATGCAAAAACGCTGGGTTTCAAACATCCCGAAACCGGAAAAGAAATGATTTTTAACACGGACCTGCCTGACGATATGAACCAGGTAATTCAGCGGTGGCAAAATTACCTGGCTAACAGGGAAGTTTAA